From a single Arachis hypogaea cultivar Tifrunner chromosome 3, arahy.Tifrunner.gnm2.J5K5, whole genome shotgun sequence genomic region:
- the LOC112790626 gene encoding pectinesterase/pectinesterase inhibitor PPE8B has protein sequence MARTPLLFTSLSLLFTQFLFTPFDAVLGSKGSLECLKVSHAEFTNSAKEVVGVLKSVTSTLHSEFVRNGGGFVDDHRLSSAVSACLELMDLSSDELSWVVSVSESPKGKHHGTGNLSSDLRTWLSAVLANTDTCMEGLEEGTTSSVNNIKNAVTASINKVNTMVQDLLTQVHPVSYNRVSKSKLEFPSWAESEDLEGKKLLTAVDAVVALDGSGDYTRVKDAVESAPEYSMKRYVIHIKKGVYCEKVEIHSKKWNLVMIGDGMENTVITGNSSRYFNNTTTYMTATFAVEGRGFIAQNISFHNTAGPRGSQAVALRSQSDLSVFYRCEISGYQDSLYAHSNRQFYRESIITGTVDFIFGRAAAVFQNCTILAKKGLPEQTNTITAQGANDSTSPSGFSIQFSNISAHSELLPFLNCTRTYLGRPWKEYSRTVFMQSYMSEMVSPQGWKEWNGTLYLDTLYYGEFMNYGPGSGLSERVKWPGYHVINDYDEASNFTVAQFILGDLWLPSTGVNYASGFTK, from the exons ATGGCCAGAACCCCGTTATTATTCACTTCATTGTCATTGCTTTTCACTCAGTTCCTATTCACCCCATTTGATGCTGTTCTTGGTTCAAAAGGATCACTTGAATGCCTTAAAGTTTCTCATGCCGAGTTCACTAACTCAGCGAAAGAAGTTGTTGGTGTCTTGAAAAGTGTTACATCCACTCTGCATTCTGAGTTTGTTAGAAATGGCGGCGGCTTTGTCGATGATCATCGCCTTTCGAGCGCTGTTTCGGCGTGCCTTGAGTTGATGGACTTGTCCTCCGATGAGCTCAGCTGGGTTGTGTCCGTTTCTGAAAGTCCCAAAG GCAAGCATCACGGCACTGGTAATTTGAGCTCTGATTTGAGGACATGGCTAAGTGCTGTTCTTGCCAACACAGACACATGCATGGAAGGATTAGAAGAAGGCACCACCAGCAGTGTCAATAATATAAAGAATGCAGTAACCGCTTCCATCAACAAAGTGAACACAATGGTCCAGGATCTCCTAACACAGGTGCACCCTGTTTCGTATAACAGGGTGAGCAAGAGCAAACTTGAGTTTCCTTCTTGGGCCGAATCAGAGGATCTTGAGGGTAAAAAGTTGCTAACGGCGGTGGATGCCGTGGTGGCTTTGGATGGGAGTGGGGACTACACACGTGTGAAGGATGCTGTGGAATCAGCGCCTGAGTATAGCATGAAACGTTATGTGATACACATTAAGAAGGGTGTGTATTGTGAGAAAGTTGAGATCCATAGCAAGAAGTGGAACCTTGTGATGATTGGAGATGGAATGGAGAATACCGTTATCACTGGTAACTCGAGTCGTTATTTCAATAATACCACCACATACATGACTGCAACCTTTG CTGTGGAAGGCAGAGGGTTTATAGCACAAAACATTTCCTTCCATAACACTGCAGGACCAAGAGGGAGCCAAGCAGTAGCTCTAAGATCACAATCCGATCTCTCAGTCTTCTACCGCTGCGAAATCTCCGGCTACCAAGACAGCCTCTACGCCCACTCCAACCGCCAATTCTACCGAGAGTCCATCATCACCGGCACTGTAGACTTCATCTTCGGCCGCGCCGCCGCAGTCTTCCAGAACTGCACCATACTTGCCAAGAAAGGCTTACCGGAACAAACCAACACCATAACCGCTCAAGGCGCAAACGACTCCACCTCACCCTCCGGCTTCTCCATCCAGTTCAGCAACATCTCTGCACATTCTGAACTTCTACCTTTCTTGAACTGCACAAGAACGTACCTTGGGAGACCATGGAAGGAGTATTCGAGAACGGTTTTCATGCAATCTTACATGAGCGAGATGGTGAGCCCGCAAGGGTGGAAAGAATGGAATGGGACGTTGTATTTGGACACACTTTACTATGGTGAGTTCATGAATTATGGGCCTGGATCTGGGCTTTCTGAGAGAGTGAAATGGCCAGGGTATCATGTTATCAATGACTATGATGAAGCTAGTAACTTCACGGTGGCCCAATTTATTCTGGGGGATCTATGGTTGCCATCAACGGGTGTGAATTATGCATCTGGTTTCactaaatag